A region of Bacillus cabrialesii DNA encodes the following proteins:
- a CDS encoding GNAT family N-acetyltransferase → MYTVKENISKEAIESFLHSRQLTLDVPYQFSLGLFENSGLQGVLLYEDSLWESKILQKKVMNVKLLAANSTGQLKRLFQAFYSVRQMDETDFIFVRVPAEDIGAAHVIQQQPSSYFVGSLLKLAKPPSFYDKTPPFFELGPPEPGDTEAICELARDSFTKSRYFQDPHLSREAANNIFYEWTRNNLNGRAAINIAAKHNGEVIGYLQGLSRDDECILDLMAVKPGFEGKRIAFHLLANLIEHPSTQKHKTVTAGTQLHNVRAIRLYERMGFTAEQSYYYYHIWPGKEAK, encoded by the coding sequence GTGTACACGGTAAAAGAAAATATCTCCAAAGAGGCGATTGAGAGTTTTCTCCACAGCAGGCAGCTTACACTGGACGTTCCGTATCAATTCTCCCTCGGCCTTTTTGAAAACAGCGGGCTCCAAGGCGTCTTGCTTTATGAAGACTCTCTGTGGGAAAGCAAGATTCTTCAGAAGAAAGTCATGAACGTTAAGCTTCTTGCGGCAAACAGCACCGGGCAGCTGAAGAGGCTGTTTCAAGCGTTTTATTCTGTACGTCAAATGGATGAAACGGATTTTATCTTTGTTCGTGTTCCGGCTGAAGATATCGGAGCCGCGCATGTGATACAGCAGCAGCCATCCTCTTACTTCGTCGGCAGTTTGCTGAAGCTGGCGAAGCCCCCGTCTTTTTATGACAAAACACCGCCATTTTTTGAACTGGGCCCGCCTGAGCCCGGAGACACAGAAGCGATATGTGAGCTGGCCCGAGACTCGTTTACAAAAAGCAGATATTTTCAAGATCCTCATCTCAGCCGCGAAGCAGCAAACAACATTTTTTACGAGTGGACACGGAACAACCTGAATGGAAGAGCGGCTATTAATATTGCCGCTAAGCATAATGGCGAGGTCATCGGCTATCTTCAGGGCTTATCGAGAGACGATGAATGTATTCTTGATTTGATGGCTGTGAAGCCGGGATTTGAAGGAAAACGCATCGCGTTTCATTTATTGGCGAATCTCATAGAACACCCGTCGACCCAGAAGCATAAAACGGTAACAGCGGGGACGCAGCTTCACAATGTAAGGGCGATCCGCCTTTATGAAAGAATGGGCTTCACCGCTGAACAATCGTATTACTATTATCATATTTGGCCGGGCAAGGAGGCGAAATAA
- the rfbD gene encoding dTDP-4-dehydrorhamnose reductase: MTKVLVTGAGGQLGLELCRQLKQAGYEVIALTKKMMDIADQRSVRHSFGHYQPDIVVNTAAFTSVDKCETELDKAYLINGIGAYYTALEATRIGAQYVHISTDYVFDGKGTQPYKEDDPLDPNTIYGKSKKLGEELIRLATKDSTIIRTSWVYGHGGSNFVHTMLKLAETKQELKVVSDQMGSPTYTKDLAEAVIKLFSHPPGIYHVSNSGICSWYEFAKAIMEESGLGTVILPVTTEEYGNKTPRPAYSVLSHRAIEEAGIRPRHWREALREYLQERSSARD; this comes from the coding sequence TTGACAAAGGTATTGGTGACTGGTGCGGGAGGACAGCTTGGCCTGGAACTGTGCCGCCAGCTGAAGCAAGCCGGATATGAGGTCATTGCGTTAACAAAAAAGATGATGGACATTGCCGACCAGCGCTCAGTACGGCATTCATTCGGCCATTATCAGCCGGATATCGTGGTCAATACAGCCGCGTTTACGTCCGTTGATAAATGCGAGACAGAACTTGATAAAGCATACTTGATTAACGGAATCGGCGCTTATTATACAGCGCTTGAGGCAACCCGCATCGGCGCTCAATATGTTCATATCAGCACGGACTATGTATTCGACGGGAAAGGAACCCAGCCATACAAGGAAGACGATCCCCTCGATCCAAACACCATCTACGGCAAAAGCAAAAAGCTCGGTGAAGAATTGATTCGATTAGCGACAAAAGACAGCACGATCATCCGAACGTCGTGGGTGTACGGACATGGCGGCAGCAACTTCGTTCATACCATGCTGAAGCTTGCTGAAACGAAACAAGAGCTGAAGGTTGTAAGCGATCAAATGGGTTCGCCGACTTATACGAAGGATTTAGCAGAAGCGGTCATCAAGCTGTTCAGCCATCCGCCGGGCATTTATCATGTCAGCAATTCAGGCATATGCAGCTGGTATGAATTTGCGAAGGCGATTATGGAAGAAAGCGGGCTGGGAACAGTCATTTTGCCTGTCACGACAGAAGAATACGGGAACAAAACGCCCCGTCCGGCTTACTCTGTGCTGAGCCATAGGGCCATTGAAGAAGCCGGCATTCGCCCCCGCCATTGGCGGGAAGCGTTACGGGAGTATTTGCAGGAGAGGAGCAGTGCGCGTGATTGA
- a CDS encoding PseG/SpsG family protein — protein sequence MHIGIFADGGYEKGMGHVVRMKRLAEELKRRCLITFYTNQESEPFLHEEHWRVIVKPKPQQHEFILREIKSKELDLLLFDILGAPAELLTKIKAETDAKIVLFEERNPKAIDQSDVIINGIYGDIRSKAYDQGNTRIYEGPDYLILHSAFQSARNDYTLKKECRNILVALGGSDPKQLIFRVLAAADQVPAMKDKNTMFVMGSASPHQEAVRRQIQKKPQYTVIGQTNDMAGLMKQADAAIVAGGISLYEAVCIGVPCLVLSQVEHQTATAKTFAEQGAALDLGLGELVSDETLIYQMSRLISSYPLRLSLHNGGRPLVDGKGIKRVSAILQDLYDQ from the coding sequence ATGCATATAGGGATCTTCGCAGACGGCGGCTATGAAAAGGGAATGGGTCATGTTGTCCGAATGAAGAGACTTGCGGAAGAACTTAAACGGCGCTGCTTGATAACGTTTTACACGAATCAGGAGTCTGAGCCATTTCTTCATGAAGAGCATTGGCGTGTCATCGTAAAACCGAAGCCGCAGCAGCACGAATTTATTCTCCGGGAAATAAAAAGCAAGGAACTTGATCTGCTTTTGTTTGATATTCTCGGCGCGCCTGCCGAGCTGTTAACGAAAATAAAAGCGGAAACAGATGCGAAAATCGTACTTTTTGAAGAGAGAAATCCCAAAGCGATTGATCAAAGTGACGTCATCATTAACGGAATTTACGGCGATATCAGAAGCAAAGCGTACGATCAGGGAAACACCCGCATCTATGAAGGGCCGGATTATCTTATTCTTCATTCCGCCTTCCAATCCGCAAGAAATGATTACACACTCAAGAAAGAATGCCGCAATATCCTTGTTGCATTGGGAGGAAGCGATCCGAAGCAGCTTATTTTTAGAGTGCTGGCTGCAGCCGATCAAGTCCCTGCCATGAAGGACAAAAACACGATGTTTGTGATGGGGAGCGCTTCACCGCATCAAGAGGCGGTCCGAAGACAGATCCAAAAAAAGCCGCAATACACGGTGATCGGGCAGACAAATGATATGGCGGGTTTGATGAAACAAGCGGATGCAGCCATTGTCGCGGGGGGCATCTCTCTTTATGAAGCCGTTTGTATCGGTGTGCCGTGCCTTGTTCTTTCTCAGGTTGAACACCAAACGGCAACAGCCAAAACATTCGCTGAGCAAGGAGCCGCTCTTGACCTTGGTCTCGGAGAGCTTGTATCAGATGAAACGCTCATCTATCAGATGTCACGACTCATCAGCAGCTATCCTCTCCGCCTTTCTTTGCACAATGGGGGGAGGCCGCTCGTGGATGGCAAAGGCATCAAGCGGGTATCAGCTATTCTTCAAGATTTGTATGATCAATAG
- a CDS encoding dTDP-4-dehydrorhamnose 3,5-epimerase family protein — protein MIDGVKVKKLTKHSDDRGFFAELVRDDENLLEHFGQASWSKSYPGVIKAFHYHEKQDDLWFFPTGHAQVVLYDLREDSKTKGETDVYYMGEDNPMLLLIPKGVAHGYRVLGETPLTIIYFTTMSYNPDQPDEKRIPWDDETIGFNWNTEFR, from the coding sequence GTGATTGATGGAGTCAAGGTGAAAAAATTGACGAAGCATAGTGATGACAGGGGCTTTTTTGCCGAGCTGGTTCGGGATGATGAGAACCTTCTTGAGCACTTCGGGCAGGCGTCTTGGTCGAAAAGCTATCCGGGTGTCATTAAAGCATTTCATTATCATGAAAAGCAGGATGATCTCTGGTTCTTCCCGACCGGCCACGCTCAGGTTGTCCTTTACGATCTGCGCGAGGATTCAAAGACAAAAGGGGAAACTGACGTCTATTATATGGGCGAAGACAACCCGATGCTATTATTGATTCCAAAAGGGGTCGCCCACGGATACAGGGTGCTGGGGGAAACGCCGCTGACGATTATCTACTTTACAACCATGTCGTATAACCCGGATCAACCTGATGAAAAAAGGATTCCGTGGGATGATGAAACGATCGGTTTTAACTGGAACACGGAATTTAGATAA
- the rfbB gene encoding dTDP-glucose 4,6-dehydratase, with the protein MAKSYLITGGAGFIGLTFTKLMLKETDARITVLDKLTYASHPKEMETLKENSRFRFVKGDISVQEDIDRAFDQTYDGVIHFAAESHVDRSISQAEPFITTNVMGTYRLAEAVLQGKAKKLIHISTDEVYGDLEADDPAFTETTPLSPNNPYSASKASSDLLVLSYVKTHKLPAIITRCSNNYGPYQHSEKMIPTIIRHAKQGLPVPLYGDGLQIRDWLFAEDHCRAIKLILEKGTDGEVYNIGGGNERTNKELASIIMKHLGCEELFAHVEDRKGHDRRYAINASKLKNELGWRQEVPFEEGIARTIRWYTDNDR; encoded by the coding sequence ATGGCAAAATCATATTTAATTACGGGCGGGGCCGGCTTTATCGGGCTCACGTTTACAAAGCTCATGCTCAAGGAAACGGATGCGCGCATTACCGTTTTAGATAAACTGACGTACGCCAGCCACCCGAAGGAAATGGAAACATTAAAGGAAAACAGCCGATTTCGCTTTGTGAAAGGGGACATCAGCGTTCAGGAGGATATCGACCGCGCATTTGATCAGACCTATGACGGCGTGATTCACTTCGCTGCGGAATCACATGTGGACAGAAGCATTTCCCAAGCAGAGCCGTTCATCACCACAAATGTGATGGGGACATACCGATTGGCAGAAGCGGTTTTACAAGGAAAGGCAAAAAAACTGATTCATATTTCAACAGATGAGGTGTACGGGGATTTAGAAGCGGATGATCCCGCATTTACTGAAACGACGCCGCTTTCCCCTAATAACCCATACTCAGCCAGTAAGGCAAGCTCTGATTTGCTTGTGTTGTCGTATGTGAAAACCCACAAGCTTCCGGCCATTATCACACGATGCAGCAACAATTACGGTCCCTATCAGCACAGCGAAAAAATGATCCCGACGATTATCCGCCATGCGAAGCAAGGGCTTCCGGTTCCGCTGTACGGTGATGGGCTGCAGATTCGAGACTGGCTGTTTGCGGAGGATCATTGCCGGGCCATCAAGCTGATTTTAGAAAAAGGAACCGACGGCGAGGTGTATAACATCGGCGGCGGAAATGAACGCACGAATAAAGAGCTGGCGAGCATCATCATGAAGCATCTTGGCTGTGAGGAATTGTTCGCCCACGTGGAAGACAGGAAAGGGCATGACCGGCGCTATGCGATCAATGCATCAAAGCTGAAAAACGAACTGGGCTGGCGGCAGGAAGTGCCGTTTGAAGAAGGCATTGCGCGCACGATTCGCTGGTATACAGACAATGACCGATGA
- the bslB gene encoding biofilm surface layer hydrophobin BslB, with translation MLKRASFVSSLFISSAVLLSILLPSGQAHAQSATIEAKTINSTTEWTTSDIEVTYKPNAVVSLGAVEFRFPDGFHATTRDSVNGRTLKETQILNDGKTVRLPLTLDLLGASEFDLVMVRKTLPRAGTYTIKGDVVNGLGIGSFYAETQLVINPR, from the coding sequence ATGTTAAAAAGAGCTTCATTCGTATCTTCATTATTCATCAGTTCAGCTGTCCTGCTATCTATCTTGCTTCCTTCAGGCCAAGCTCATGCGCAGTCCGCAACAATCGAGGCAAAAACCATCAACAGCACAACAGAGTGGACCACTTCTGATATTGAAGTGACATATAAACCAAATGCGGTGGTTTCTCTCGGCGCGGTAGAATTTCGATTTCCTGACGGGTTTCATGCTACGACAAGAGATTCAGTGAATGGAAGAACGCTGAAAGAAACACAAATTTTAAACGATGGGAAAACAGTCAGACTCCCGCTTACGCTTGATTTGCTAGGCGCATCTGAATTTGATCTTGTGATGGTGCGAAAAACCCTTCCGCGCGCAGGCACTTACACGATTAAAGGCGATGTGGTAAACGGTTTGGGAATTGGCAGTTTTTATGCTGAAACGCAGCTGGTAATTAATCCTCGTTAA
- the pruA gene encoding L-glutamate gamma-semialdehyde dehydrogenase: MTVSYAHEPFTDFSEAKNKTAFGESLAFVNTQLGKHYPLVINGEKIETDRKIVSINPANKEEVIGYASTADQELAEKAMQAALQAFESWKKQRPEHRANILFKAAAILRRRKHEFSSYLVKEAGKPWKEADADTAEAIDFLEFYARQMLSLKEGAPVKSRTGEFNQYHYEALGVGIVISPFNFPLAIMAGTAAAAIVTGNTILLKPADAAPVVAAKFVEVMEEAGLPNGVLNYIPGDGAEIGDFLVEHPKTRFVSFTGSRAVGCRIYERAAKVQPGQKWLKRVIAEMGGKDTVLVDKDADLDLAASSIVYSAFGYSGQKCSAGSRAVIHQDVYDEVVEKAVALTKTLAVGNPEDPDTYMGPVIHEASYNKVMSYIEIGKSEGKLLTGGEGDDSKGYFIQPTIFADVDENARLMQEEIFGPVVAICKARDFDHMLEIANNTEYGLTGALLTKNRAHIERAREDFHVGNLYFNRGCTGAIVGYQPFGGFNMSGTDSKAGGPDYLILHMQAKTTSEAF, encoded by the coding sequence ATGACAGTATCATACGCACACGAACCATTTACCGATTTTTCGGAAGCGAAGAATAAAACAGCATTTGGGGAGTCATTGGCATTTGTAAACACGCAGCTCGGCAAGCATTATCCGCTTGTCATAAATGGAGAAAAAATCGAAACCGACCGCAAAATTGTTTCCATTAACCCGGCAAATAAAGAAGAGGTCATTGGGTACGCGTCTACAGCGGATCAAGAGCTTGCCGAAAAAGCGATGCAAGCCGCATTGCAGGCATTTGAATCCTGGAAAAAACAAAGACCGGAGCACCGCGCGAATATCCTCTTTAAAGCGGCGGCTATTTTGCGCAGAAGAAAGCATGAATTTTCAAGCTACCTTGTGAAGGAAGCGGGAAAACCGTGGAAGGAAGCGGATGCGGACACGGCTGAAGCGATAGACTTCTTGGAATTCTACGCGCGCCAAATGTTAAGCCTCAAGGAAGGGGCTCCGGTGAAAAGCCGTACTGGCGAGTTCAATCAATATCATTACGAAGCGCTAGGCGTCGGCATCGTCATTTCTCCATTTAACTTCCCGCTTGCGATTATGGCTGGAACAGCGGCTGCCGCAATTGTGACCGGAAATACGATTCTCTTAAAACCGGCTGACGCGGCTCCGGTAGTGGCTGCAAAATTTGTCGAGGTCATGGAGGAAGCGGGCTTGCCAAACGGCGTTCTGAATTACATTCCGGGAGATGGAGCGGAAATCGGTGATTTCTTAGTGGAACATCCGAAAACTCGGTTTGTCTCATTTACAGGTTCCCGTGCAGTCGGCTGCCGGATCTATGAGCGTGCCGCCAAAGTGCAGCCGGGGCAAAAATGGCTGAAGCGGGTGATTGCTGAGATGGGGGGAAAAGACACGGTGCTCGTCGACAAGGACGCTGATCTTGACCTTGCTGCATCCTCTATCGTGTATTCAGCATTTGGATATTCAGGACAGAAGTGTTCAGCGGGCTCCCGCGCGGTCATCCATCAGGATGTTTATGATGAAGTGGTGGAAAAAGCTGTGGCGCTGACGAAAACGCTCGCTGTCGGCAATCCGGAAGATCCCGATACGTATATGGGTCCCGTGATTCATGAAGCGTCCTACAACAAAGTCATGTCTTATATTGAAATCGGCAAGTCTGAAGGCAAGCTGTTGACCGGCGGTGAAGGCGATGATTCAAAAGGCTACTTTATTCAGCCGACGATCTTTGCTGATGTTGATGAAAACGCGCGCCTGATGCAGGAAGAAATTTTCGGACCGGTTGTTGCGATCTGCAAAGCGCGTGATTTCGATCATATGCTGGAGATCGCAAATAACACGGAATACGGATTAACAGGCGCGCTGCTGACGAAAAACCGTGCGCATATTGAACGGGCGCGCGAGGATTTCCATGTCGGAAACCTATACTTCAACAGAGGCTGCACCGGAGCGATTGTCGGCTATCAGCCGTTCGGCGGTTTTAATATGTCCGGAACAGACTCAAAAGCAGGCGGCCCGGATTATTTAATTCTTCATATGCAAGCCAAAACAACGTCCGAAGCTTTTTGA
- a CDS encoding glycosyltransferase family protein codes for MNDILFIIQARMGSTRLPGKVLRPLGPNRLLDILVHRVRQSAFYQKDQDNLVIATSDRETDDKLEAHCIKHGFRVFRGSEERVLDRFVEVIETVKPTIVIRLTADNPFVDPELLDVMIKAHLDQGADYTYILNTPLGICGEAVNAKLLIDISRIQALEDQYQEHVTLYVRNHPALYHVQFLEAPERIRAPQYRLIIDTKEDYESIKALYQKAGERPDVSASELISLLNRNPDAAIEREAE; via the coding sequence ATGAATGACATTCTCTTTATCATTCAAGCCAGAATGGGTTCAACACGGCTTCCGGGAAAAGTGCTCCGCCCGCTCGGACCGAATCGTTTACTTGATATTCTCGTTCACCGCGTCCGGCAAAGCGCGTTTTATCAAAAAGATCAGGATAATCTTGTCATCGCCACGTCTGACAGAGAAACTGACGACAAATTAGAGGCGCACTGTATCAAACATGGCTTTCGTGTTTTTCGCGGCAGCGAGGAACGTGTTCTCGACAGGTTTGTGGAGGTCATAGAGACTGTCAAACCAACAATTGTCATCCGGTTAACGGCTGATAATCCGTTTGTCGATCCAGAGCTGCTTGATGTAATGATTAAGGCGCATCTTGATCAAGGCGCGGATTATACGTATATCCTGAATACCCCGTTAGGAATTTGCGGTGAAGCGGTCAACGCCAAGCTGTTAATAGACATCAGCCGTATTCAGGCATTGGAGGATCAATATCAGGAGCACGTTACGTTATATGTGAGAAATCATCCAGCTCTTTATCACGTCCAGTTTTTAGAGGCGCCGGAACGAATTCGCGCCCCTCAATATCGGCTGATCATTGATACAAAGGAAGACTATGAATCGATAAAGGCCCTTTATCAAAAAGCAGGCGAGCGCCCAGATGTATCCGCATCAGAGCTCATCAGCCTACTCAACCGGAACCCTGATGCGGCGATCGAACGAGAGGCTGAGTAG
- a CDS encoding sugar phosphate nucleotidyltransferase, with protein MKGVILAGGNGSRLMPLTKAVNKHLLPVGPYPMIYWSIMRLEEAGIKDILLISQKEHMPQFYKLLGNGEELGVTITYQVQPAASGISDGLSYAKRFTKKEPFILLLGDNIFEDSLKPYTERFEQQGKGAKVLLKEVDDPERFGIAEIDEKNKRIRSIIEKPAQPPTNLCVTGIYMYDAEVFSYIEQISPSKRGELEITDVNNLYIENSQLTYDVLKGWWVDAGTHESLHLASQLVHKALQKGQDEK; from the coding sequence GTGAAAGGTGTTATTTTAGCCGGAGGAAACGGCTCACGCCTTATGCCCTTAACGAAAGCCGTCAACAAGCATTTGCTTCCTGTAGGCCCGTATCCGATGATTTACTGGTCGATTATGAGGCTGGAGGAAGCCGGAATCAAAGACATTTTACTCATCAGCCAAAAAGAGCATATGCCGCAATTTTATAAACTGCTTGGGAACGGTGAAGAGCTTGGCGTCACAATCACTTATCAGGTACAGCCGGCCGCATCGGGCATTTCGGATGGGCTGTCTTATGCAAAACGCTTTACGAAAAAAGAGCCTTTCATTTTATTATTAGGTGATAATATATTTGAAGATTCATTAAAGCCTTATACGGAACGCTTTGAACAGCAGGGAAAAGGAGCAAAGGTGCTGCTGAAAGAAGTTGATGATCCGGAGCGCTTCGGGATTGCTGAGATTGATGAGAAAAACAAGCGGATTCGTTCCATTATCGAGAAGCCCGCACAGCCGCCGACCAACCTTTGTGTAACCGGCATTTATATGTATGATGCGGAGGTATTTTCATATATTGAGCAAATATCACCGTCAAAGCGCGGCGAGCTGGAAATCACCGATGTGAATAATCTATACATCGAAAACAGCCAGCTTACGTATGATGTGTTAAAAGGCTGGTGGGTCGATGCAGGCACTCATGAATCGCTTCATCTCGCCTCTCAGCTTGTACACAAGGCTTTACAGAAAGGACAGGACGAAAAGTGA
- the rocG gene encoding glutamate dehydrogenase translates to MSAKQVAKDKEKEALNLFLSTQTIIKEALRKLGYPGDMYELMKEPQRMLTVRIPVKMDNGSVKVFTGYRSQHNDAVGPTKGGVRFHPEVNEEEVKALSIWMTLKCGIANLPYGGGKGGIICDPRTMSFGELERLSRGYVRAISQIVGPTKDIPAPDVYTNSQIMAWMMDEYSRLREFDSPGFITGKPLVLGGSQGRETATAQGVTICIEEAVKKKGIKLQNARIIIQGFGNAGSFLAKFMHDAGAKVVGISDAHGGLYNPAGLDIPYLLDKRDSFGMVTNLFTDVITNEELLEKDCDILVPAAIANQITAKNAHNIQASIVVEAANGPTTIDATKILNERGVLLVPDILASAGGVTVSYFEWVQNNQGYYWPEEEVAEKLRNVMVNSFETIYQTAATHKVDMRLAAYMTGIRKSAEASRFRGWV, encoded by the coding sequence ATGTCAGCAAAGCAAGTCGCGAAAGATAAGGAAAAAGAAGCTCTTAACTTATTTCTGTCTACCCAAACGATCATTAAGGAAGCCCTTCGGAAACTTGGCTATCCGGGCGATATGTATGAACTCATGAAAGAGCCGCAGAGAATGCTCACCGTCCGCATCCCGGTCAAAATGGATAACGGCAGCGTCAAAGTGTTCACAGGATACCGGTCGCAACACAATGATGCGGTCGGTCCGACAAAGGGAGGCGTGCGCTTCCATCCTGAAGTCAATGAAGAGGAGGTCAAGGCATTGTCCATTTGGATGACGCTCAAATGCGGGATTGCCAATCTTCCTTACGGCGGCGGAAAGGGCGGTATTATTTGTGATCCGCGTACCATGTCATTTGGAGAACTGGAAAGGCTGAGCAGAGGTTATGTCCGCGCCATCAGCCAGATCGTCGGCCCGACAAAGGATATTCCGGCTCCCGATGTGTACACCAACTCGCAAATTATGGCGTGGATGATGGATGAGTACAGCCGGCTGCGTGAATTCGATTCTCCGGGCTTTATCACAGGGAAGCCGCTCGTTTTAGGCGGATCGCAAGGCAGGGAAACGGCAACGGCGCAGGGCGTCACGATTTGTATTGAAGAGGCGGTAAAGAAAAAAGGGATCAAGCTGCAAAACGCGCGCATCATCATACAGGGCTTTGGAAACGCGGGGAGCTTTCTGGCCAAATTCATGCATGATGCCGGCGCGAAGGTGGTCGGGATTTCGGATGCCCATGGCGGGCTCTACAACCCGGCCGGCCTTGATATCCCTTATTTGCTCGATAAGCGGGACAGCTTCGGCATGGTTACCAATTTATTCACAGATGTCATCACAAATGAGGAACTGCTTGAAAAGGATTGCGATATTTTAGTGCCGGCGGCGATCGCCAATCAAATCACAGCCAAAAACGCGCACAACATTCAGGCGTCAATCGTCGTTGAAGCGGCGAATGGCCCGACAACCATTGATGCCACTAAGATTTTGAACGAAAGAGGCGTGCTCCTCGTGCCTGATATCCTGGCGAGTGCCGGTGGCGTCACGGTTTCTTATTTTGAATGGGTGCAAAACAACCAAGGATACTATTGGCCGGAAGAAGAGGTCGCGGAAAAATTGAGAAACGTCATGGTCAATTCATTCGAAACGATTTATCAGACAGCGGCAACACATAAAGTGGATATGCGCTTGGCGGCTTACATGACGGGCATCAGAAAATCGGCGGAAGCATCGCGATTCCGCGGGTGGGTGTAA
- a CDS encoding N-acetylneuraminate synthase family protein: MAEFQIANKTVGKDAPVFIIAEAGINHDGKLDQAFALIDAAAEAGADAVKFQMFQADKMYQKDPGLYKTAAGKDVSIFSLVQSMEMPAEWISPLLDYCREKQVIFLSTVCDEGSADLLQSTSPSAFKIASYEINHLPLLKYVARMNRPMIFSTAGAEISDVHEAWSTIKAEGNDQIAIMHCVAKYPAPPEYSNLSVIPMLAAAFPDAVIGFSDHSEHPTEAPCAAVRLGARLIEKHFTIDKNLPGADHSFALNPDELKEMVEGIRKTEAELKQGIRKPISEKLLGNSYKTTTAIEGEIRNFAYRGIFTTAPIQKGEAFSEDNIAVLRPGQKPQGLHPRFFELLAGGVRAVRDIPADTGIVWDDILMKDSPFYE, from the coding sequence ATGGCAGAATTTCAGATCGCGAATAAGACTGTGGGCAAAGACGCGCCTGTATTTATTATTGCAGAGGCGGGAATTAATCATGACGGGAAGCTTGATCAGGCCTTTGCGCTGATTGACGCGGCGGCGGAAGCGGGAGCGGATGCCGTGAAATTTCAAATGTTTCAGGCTGATAAGATGTACCAGAAAGACCCAGGCTTGTACAAAACAGCGGCGGGCAAGGACGTCTCAATTTTTTCTTTGGTTCAATCTATGGAAATGCCGGCTGAGTGGATTTCTCCGCTATTGGATTACTGCCGAGAAAAGCAGGTGATCTTTTTAAGCACAGTGTGTGACGAAGGGTCAGCCGACCTGCTTCAGTCCACCTCTCCGAGCGCTTTTAAAATCGCATCCTATGAAATTAACCATCTCCCGCTGCTCAAATATGTCGCCCGAATGAACAGGCCGATGATTTTCTCGACTGCCGGAGCGGAAATTTCCGATGTTCACGAAGCTTGGAGCACCATCAAGGCAGAGGGAAACGATCAAATTGCCATTATGCATTGTGTGGCGAAATACCCTGCGCCGCCGGAGTACAGCAATCTCAGCGTCATTCCGATGCTTGCCGCCGCTTTTCCTGACGCAGTTATCGGCTTCTCCGATCATAGCGAACACCCGACAGAAGCGCCGTGTGCCGCGGTTCGGCTCGGTGCAAGACTGATAGAAAAGCATTTTACGATCGATAAAAATCTGCCGGGCGCCGACCACTCGTTTGCGTTGAATCCGGATGAATTAAAAGAAATGGTTGAAGGCATCAGAAAAACGGAAGCCGAGCTGAAACAAGGAATCAGGAAGCCGATCTCTGAAAAGCTCCTAGGCAATTCATACAAAACAACGACAGCCATTGAAGGAGAAATCCGAAATTTTGCGTACAGAGGGATCTTTACAACAGCTCCGATTCAAAAAGGTGAAGCGTTTAGTGAAGACAATATCGCAGTGCTTCGCCCCGGCCAAAAGCCGCAGGGGCTGCACCCGAGGTTTTTTGAGCTGCTGGCCGGCGGCGTTCGGGCTGTAAGAGACATTCCGGCTGACACAGGCATTGTCTGGGATGACATTTTAATGAAGGACAGCCCGTTTTATGAATGA